In a genomic window of Trichoderma atroviride chromosome 4, complete sequence:
- a CDS encoding uncharacterized protein (EggNog:ENOG41~TransMembrane:1 (o84-105i)) → MASRMGSRSVKDATRFTSTIPHATSKSATSAAAAPRTMRIPGETPEQRVKRLRQAHLAAQQAQISRTDRVIDASRRFFDVAHRWTVGGLVMFSVVAGVVSVYSVWDMLRYNRARRAEWIEAQKKFEADELATARIAYLKGDATEEQILLVEEANREAEEKGIKLPSLLSPPEHRTHFEEHVKSAFEGDQGQAAESKGKGILGYIWGGSDSKKSDASSTVSASAVQSAWEQEKENQLSVPALETGSSSTESKKKGWW, encoded by the exons ATGGCATCCCGGATGGGATCCCGGAGCGTCAAGGACGCCACCAGGTTCACCTCGACTATACCCCACGCCACATCGAAATCTGCCacctctgccgccgccgcgcccAGGACCATGAGAATCCCCGGCGAGACGCCCGAGCAGCGAGTCAAACGGTTGCGACAGGCCCATCTGGCGGCGCAACAGGCACAGATTAGCAGGACGGACAGAGTGATTGATGCGTCAAGGCGGTTCTTCGATGTGGCGCACCGGTGGACGGTGGGGGGGCTTGTCATGTTCTCAG TCGTCGCCGGTGTCGTCAGCGTATACTCGGTATGGGACATGCTGCGCTACAACCGCGCCCGCCGCGCCGAGTGGATAGAAGCCCAAAAGAAATTCGAGGCCGACGAGCTCGCCACCGCCCGCATCGCCTACCTCAAGGGCGACGCCACCGAAGAGcagatcctcctcgtcgAGGAGGCCAACCGAGAAGCCGAGGAGAAGGGCATCAAGCTGCCGTCCCTCCTGTCCCCGCCTGAGCACCGAACGCATTTCGAAGAGCACGTCAAGTCTGCATTCGAGGGCGACCAGGGCCAGGCGGCGGAaagcaagggcaagggcatCCTGGGATACATCTGGGGAGGCAGCGACAGCAAGAAGAGCGACGCCAGCTCTACCGTTTCTGCAAGTGCTGTTCAGTCCGCGTGGGAGCAGGAGAAAGAGAATCAGCTGAGTGTCCCTGCACTGGAAACCGGAAGCTCCTCTACGgaatccaagaagaagggctggTGGTGA
- a CDS encoding 60S ribosomal protein eL13 — protein MAIKHNQTLISNHFRKDWQRRVRTHFDQPGRKTRRRTARQAKAAALAPRPVDKLRPIVRCPTLKYNRRVRAGRGFTLTELKEAGISKSLAPTIGVSVDFRRQNLSEEGFAANVARLKAYKERLILLPPQVQRPQEG, from the exons ATG GCGATCAAGCACAACCAAACCCTTATCAGCAACC ATTTCCGCAAGGATTGGCAGCGACGGGTTCGCACTCACTTCGACCAG CCCGGCCGCAAGACCCGGAGACGTACTGCTCGtcaggccaaggccgctgctcTGGCTCCCCGTCCCGTCGACAAGCTCCGACCTATCGTGCGATGCCCTACCCTTAAGTACAACCGACGGGTCCGTGCCGGTCGTGGTTTCACCCTCACCGAGCTCAAG GAGGCCGGTATCTCCAAGTCACTGGCTCCCACCATCGGTGTCTCTGTCGATTTCCGCCGACAGAACCTGAGCGAGGAGGGCTTTGCCGCCAACGTCGCCCGCCTCAAGGCCTACAAGGagcgcctcatcctcctccccccGCAAGTCCAACGCCCCCAAGAAGGGTGA
- a CDS encoding uncharacterized protein (EggNog:ENOG41): protein MSPREIEEMLQREGSQVSPDKYDETTETVGATQRRTELLIPVLAACREVWTSGSEEIELMVEKLGDGSRDVAWRVPFGDSGILEFFLRVLARDGLKQGLQIHALRLVGNSCADTDVNRARVMQGNHLATIINHLQDKSLIPFTIPVLFNILVDYEPAQLAASEANLNQRLIALLSSPNLANFVVFIPYFCKILILLTSQEGETSRASPNTVEVALRLATSMPSRDDLDDFISLVTVAAAYLSDENFQTALIQGPLLQLFLSTFYHAHTHFNMVQVDDADTVAALTKLYAALLNTLADVTGNDLFVSCHPLQSQVAQTFLAWLQSSNPQLQTAGCLALGNLSRSDEVSMALVQIHFAHTPLMRLLSNPEIVDAQLLHSAMSFLKNLAIPVQNKPLLGSLLDVGCIPRLLSLDTSPQVQFTAVSLTRLLVVNCPPNVARICAPLSADPASSARERSSVHAIIALHERSDAEPTRLEAARAIAAICRVLHSNPIATLLPDWEPPVVEIDADSPESGPMDADNQRLGYFYSKHDVGRVLSFLISQQKWPSLRSEAWFIFALMCRSKEGSRVIITVLQMLGIITELIKAVTGRDALPSEIGSSGDSIEGASSSASPDGQITSMAEGLGLEPQQADPKQRESMIRVDRENALVMCTELLRAWGHQLPGLRLSILQDVVKEGTEIVAAQKAASS, encoded by the exons ATGTCACCCAGggagattgaagagatgctgcagcgGGAGGGCAGTCAAGTCTCTCCTGACAAGTATGATGAGACGACAGAAACCGTGGGCGCTACCCAGAGGCGAACGGAGCTGCTAATCCCAGTTTTGGCCGCCTGTCGAGAAGTATGGACCTCTGGATCTGAGGAGATAGAGCTCATGGTTGAGAAGCTgggcgatggcagcagagATG TTGCCTGGCGGGTCCCTTTTGGAGACTCGGGGATCTTGGAATTCTTCCTCCGCGTCCTCGCCCGTGATGGCCTCAAACAGGGTCTGCAAATCCATGCCCTGCGGCTGGTCGGAAACTCTTGTGCAGATACAGACGTGAACCGTGCCAGAGTGATGCAGGGAAACCACCTcgccaccatcatcaaccacCTGCAGGACAAGAGCTTGATACCCTTCACCATTCCAGTGCTTTTCAACATCCTGGTTGACTATG AACCCGCACAATTGGCTGCTTCGGAGGCCAACCTCAACCAACGTCTCATCGCCCTCTTGTCCTCTCCGAACCTTGCCaacttcgtcgtcttcatcccctATTTCTGCAAAATCCTCATCTTGCTCACTTCTCAAGAAGGCGAAACAAGCCGCGCAAGCCCAAACACTGTGGAGGTTGCCCTCAGGCTGGCTACAAGCATGCCGTCGCGAGATGACCTCGACGACTTCATCTCTCTTGTCACAGTAGCAGCTGCTTACCTTTCTGACGAGAACTTTCAAACTGCTTTGATCCAGGGccctctgctgcagcttttcctCTCCACGTTTTACCACGCTCACACTCACTTCAACATGGTTCAGGTTGATGACGCCGATACGGTAGCGGCCCTGACGAAGCTCTACGCCGCCCTCCTCAACACTCTGGCAGATGTCACGGGCAACGACCTATTTGTTTCGTGCCATCCGCTTCAGAGTCAGGTTGCCCAAACCTTTCTCGCCTGGCTTCAGAGCTCGAACCCGCAGCTGCAGACCGCGGGCTGTCTCGCTCTGGGCAATCTCTCTCGCTCCGATGAAGTATCCATGGCTCTCGTTCAAATCCACTTCGCGCATACGCCCTTGATGAGACTGCTTTCGAACCCCGAAATCGTCGACGCGCAGCTCCTCCACTCAGCAATGTCCTTTTTGAAAAACCTGGCCATCCCGGTCCAGAACAAGCCGCTGCTGGGTAGTCTGCTGGACGTGGGCTGCATACCGAGACTGCTCAGCCTGGATACCTCCCCCCAGGTGCAGTTCACCGCCGTATCTCTGACCCGGCTGCTGGTTGTCAACTGTCCGCCAAACGTTGCCCGGATCTGTGCCCCCCTCAGCGCAGATCCGGCCAGCTCAGCGCGCGAGCGCTCAAGCGTTCACGCCATTATTGCACTGCATGAGCGCTCCGATGCCGAGCCCACGAGGCTTGAGGCCGCTCGGGCCATCGCTGCTATATGTCGTGTGCTTCACTCCAACCCAATTGCGACCCTGCTGCCAGACTGGGAGCCTCCTGTGGTCGAAATCGACGCAGATTCGCCCGAAAGCGGTCCTATGGATGCAGACAATCAGCGGCTTGGATATTTTTACAGCAAACATGACGTCGGTAGGGTTCTTTCGTTCCTAATCAGCCAGCAGAAATGGCCATCCCTCCGTTCAGAAGCGTGGTTCATCTTTGCTCTCATGTGTCGTTCCAAGGAGGGCAGTCGCGTCATCATCACGGTGCTTCAAATGCTCGGCATCATCACagagctcatcaaggccgTTACTGGGAGAGATGCGCTTCCCAGCGAAATCGGAAGCAGCGGTGATAGTATCGAGGGAGCATCGTCCTCTGCTTCTCCCGATGGCCAAATCACTTCAATGGCAGAGGGACTGGGACTCGAACCTCAGCAGGCAGATCCAAAACAGCGGGAGAGTATGATCCGAGTGGATCGGGAGAATGCCCTGGTGATGTGCACGGAACTTCTCCGGGCGTGGGGCCATCAACTGCCTGGCTTGAGGCTGAGCATCCTGCAAGATGTGGTCAAGGAGGGCACGGAGATTGTGGCGGCACAGaaggcagcatcatcgtgA
- a CDS encoding uncharacterized protein (BUSCO:EOG092D4S9W), translating to MAHKFVLTAFLTGSRILGRSFMAAYRQAQASSQYQRAQAKAGGVGASGRASLTAGMTLEEACRILNVKPPANGQANVEEVLERYKRLFDSNNPEKGGSFYLQSKIVRAKERFEAELGPIREKAEMEAEAKEGWKPKIYKDE from the exons ATG GCGCACAAATTCGTCCTCACAGCCTTCCTCACAGGCTCGCGTATCCTCGGCCGGTCCTTCATGGCCGCCTACCGACAAGCCCAAGCCTCATCGCAGTATCAGCGTGCGCAAGCAAAGGCcggcggcgtcggcgccTCAGGCCGCGCCTCTCTAACGGCGGGCATGACCCTGGAAGAAGCCTGCCGCATCTTGAACGTCAAGCCCCCTGCCAACGGCCAGGCTAACGTCGAGGAGGTGCTCGAGCGGTACAAGCGACTGTTCGACTCAAACAACCCGGAGAAGGGCGGCAGCTTCTACCTGCAGAGCAAGATTGTACGCGCAAAGGAGCGATTCGAGGCGGAGCTCGGACCCATACGGGAAAaggctgagatggaagctgAGGCGAAGGAGGGGTGGAAGCCCAAGATTTACAAGGATGAATGA